The Halobacterium hubeiense genome contains the following window.
GTGGTCGGGGTCGGGTTCGATGTCCGCGGTGAGCTTCCACTGCGGGAGGTGTGGCGCGGTGACCTCGTAGGAGACGTCGAGGTACGCGCGCAGGCGTTCGGCCGGCGTCGCGTCGTAGACGGCCGCCGAGTCGAACGGGAGGTCGGGCTCGACGACGTTCCGCTCGTGGAGGTTCACCGGGTAGAACCCCTCCGTGCGGGTGACACAATCGAGGAAGAAGACGTGCTTGAGCAGGTTCGACACCTCCGCTTCGAAGCCGCGGTCGGTGTCGAGGTCGTAGCGCTCGCCCGCGACGTCGAGTACGCGGTCGTCGCCGGGGACGACGTCCGCGCCGAGGTAGTACGCCAGCGAACTCACGCGGAAGAGGTCGCCGTAGTCGCGGGGAATCTCGATGGCGACGTCGGTCTCGGGGCGCTCGAAGGCGTCCGGCGCGTCGAAGCCGTCGGCGCGCTCGATGAGCGGCGGGTGGCCGCGCAGGGACGGGAACGACCGCTCCGGGGACGTCGTCTTCAGCGCGGAGCCACTGAGCGCGACGGCGCGCATCGCGTCCTCGACGTCGTCGCCGATGGTGATGGTGCCGGCGGGGGACTCGTGGAGCGACCGGACGCCGAGCAACAGCGGCGTCTCGCCGGCGAACTCCACCTGCGTCGCGTTCTCCGAGCGGCGAACCGTCAGCCCGCTCTCCGCCACAATCTGGAGTTTCATCGGGCCGAGCGGCAGGTCCAGCGAGTACCACCCGCTGGCGTGCTCGGTGTGTTGCTGGTTGACGGACTCGCCGACCATCGTCCCGTCGTCGTCCCACAGGAAGACGTTCACGAGCCGCGGAATCTCCAGTCTCCCGGCCTCGATGGCGACGGCGCTGTCCACCGGGAGGACGAACTGGTCGGTGTCGGTCTCGACGGGGTCGACGACGCGGTCGGTGTACAGTTCGAACTGCGCGTTCTCGATGGGGGCGCGCACGAGGACGCCGTCCGGGTCGACCAGCGGCTCGAACTCCGGCCTCATCGCTGCACCCGCGCGTCTCGTCGGTGAGTCGGCTCGCTGCTGGTGTCGCCACCCATGGTGCGTCGGTGCTCCAGCCTAGCGGGGCCGCTACGGTTACACTGCTCGGTGCCTCTCGGCCGCGGCGCGGCGTCGAGTGGCGGCGCGGCCCCGCGACAGCCAGCGCTGTAGACGGCTGACAGGTCAACGAGCGCCCACGGGTCGTCGCACGACGACGCCGCCACCCCCGGCATTATGTCACAGAGGGATAGTACAGGTAATAAAAATTCGGGCGTCGGCGCTCAGTCGATGACGACGAGCACGTCGCCCATGTCCACGCTGTCGCCCTCCTCGACGGCGACCTGCGTGACGGTGCCGCCGTGGGAGGCGACCACGTCGTTCTCCATCTTCATCGCTTCCAGCACCACGAGCACGTCGCCGGGTTCGACCTCGTCGCCCTCCGCGACGTCCACGGAGAGAATCGTCCCCTGCATCTCGGACTCGACGGTCTCGCCGCCGCCCTCCACGACCGTCTCGGAATCCTCGTCGCCGCTCCCGCCGGCGGTCTCGGGCGGTCGGCCGGTGCCGCTGTCGGACCCGCCGACCGCGAGCTGGGCGGCGCCGCGCTCCTCGAGTTCGACCTCGAAGCGCTTGCCGTTGACCTCCACGGTGAAGTCGCGCTCGACGACCTCCTCGTCGCTCTCCGTGCCCGCGGGTTCCGTCCCCCACTTCTCTTGGGCCTCGTCGATGCGCTCGGGGTCGAGGTGCTCGTCGAGGTACTTCGTCGTGTGCGTGCCGCCGACGAACGCGTCGTCGGTGAGCATCAGCCGGTGGAACGGCACGATGGTCGGGATGCCCTCGATGTCGTACTCGGCGAGCGCACGCTGCGACCGCGCAATGGTCTCCTCGCGGTCGCTCCCGTGCACGATGAGCTTCGCGACCATCGAGTCGTAGTCGGTGACGAGGTCGTCGCCCTGCCGGAGCGCGTCGTCGACGCGCACGCCGATGCCGCCCGGCGGGTCGTACGTCTCCAGGCTGCCGCCGGTCGCGGGCGCGAAGTCGTCGGCCGCGTTCTCCGCGTTGATGCGGTACTCGATTGCGTGGCCGTCCAGTTCCACGTCGTCTTGGGCGAAGTCCAGTTGTTCGCCGGCCGCGACCCGGAGCTGGTACTTCACGATGTCGATGCCCGTCAGCTCCTCCGTGACGGTGTGCTCGACCTGAATCCGGGTGTTGACTTCGAGGAAGTAGAAGTCCGCGTCGGCGTCGAGTAGTTCACCGGCCTCGCGGTCGGGGTCGTCCTCGACGAGGAACTCGAAGGTTCCGGCGTTCGTGTAGCCGGCGGCGTCCGCGCCGCGGCGCGCGGCCTCCCCGATTTCCTCGCGGAGGTCGTCCGTGAGCGCGGGACTCGGACCCTCCTCGATGACCTTCTGGTGGCGTCGCTGCAGCGAGCAGTCGCGCTCGCCGAGGTGGCGGACGTTGCCCTGCTCGTCGGCGACGATCTGGACCTCGATGTGGCGGGGGTTCTGGAGGTAGCGTTCGAGGTAGACGTTGTCGTTGTCGAAGTACGCCTCCCCCTCGCGCTTCGCCGACTCGAACTGCTCGTCGGCCTCCTCGGGGCCGTGGACGATTTTCATGCCGCGGCCGCCGCCGCCGCCCTCCGCCTTGATGGCGACGGGGTAGCCGTGCTCGTCGCCGAACTCCCTGACCTCTTCGGCGGACTCGGCGGGCTCGGTCGTCCCGGGGACGATGGGGACGTCGGCCGCGCGCATCGTCTGTCGGGCCTTCGTCTTCTCGCCGAGCTGCTCCATCGAGTCGGCGGAGGGGCCGACCCACGTCACGCCCTCGGTCTCCTCAACCTTCCCGGCGAACTCGGCGTTCTCCGCGAGGAAGCCGTAGCCGGGGTGGATGGCGTCCGCGTCGGCCTGCTGGGCGGCGTCGATGATGGCCTCGTGGTCGAGGTACGAGTCCGCCGCGCGGGCGGGCCCGACGTTGTACGCCTCGTCGGCGTACCGGACGTGCCCGGAGTGCTTGTCGGCGTCGCTGTAGACGGCGACCGTCTCGATACCGAGTTCCTCGCACGCCCGCATCACGCGGACGGCGATTTCGCCGCGGTTCGCGACGAGAACCTTCTCGAACATTCTTGGGAGACCGTTCTGCGGACGCCCTACTCATACTGTCGGTTCGAATCCGGCCGACAAACGGTCGCACTTCGAGAACGAGCGTCGTCGCTCAGAACCGGTCGCTGCGGCCGGCCGCTGTCCACGGGTCCGTCGGCGCGCCGTCGGGAACGCGGTCCGCGCGCCCGTCCACGGCTTCGAGGCGGCCCGCGAACGTCCACTTCTCGTCGTCCCACGATTCTTCGTCGCCTTCGGCGGCCGCGGCTTCGGCTTCGAGGCGCGCGAGGTGCGCGCTCACCGCGGCCGCGATGGCAGCGGCCTCCGCCTCGGTCGCGTCGTCGGGAACGGAGATGTCGTAGTCGGTGGCCATCACAGCGGGATGTTGCCGTGTTTCTTGTCCGGCGAGTCCTCGCGCTTGCTCGCCAGCATCTCGAGGTCCTGAATCAGGCGCGGGCGCGTCTCCGTCGGTTCGATGACTGCGTCGAGGTAACCACGGTCCGCGGCCGTGTAGGGGTTCGCGAACTCCTCGCGGTACTCGTCGATGAGCTGGTCGCGGAGCTCGTCGGGGTTCTCGGCGTCTTCGAGCTCCTCCCGGTAGAGGACGTTCACCGCGCCCTTCGGCCCCATCACGGCGATTTCGGCGGTCGGCCACGCGTAGTTGACGTCCGCGCCGAGGTGCTTGGAGGCCATCACGTCGTAGGCGCCGCCGTAGGCCTTCCGCGTGATGACCGTCAGCAGGGGGACGCTGGCCTCCGAGTAGGCGTACAGCAGCTTCGCACCGTGGCGGATGATGCCGTTGTGCTCCTGGTCGGTCCCCGGCATGAACCCGGGGACGTCCACGAACGTGACGATGGGGACGTTGAACGAGTCACAGAACCGGACGAACCGGCTGGCCTTCTCGGAGGCCTCGATGTCGAGGGTGCCCGCGCTCACGCGGGGCTGGTTGGCGACCACGCCGACCGAGCGGCCGTCGAGGCGCGCGAACCCGACGACCATGTTCTTCGCGTAGTTCTCCTGCACCTCGAAGAAGGAGTTCTCGTCGACGACGCTGCCCACCACGTCGGTCATGTCGTAGGGCTTGCGGGGTTCGTCGGGGACGATGGTTTCGAGGGCGTCGTCGCGGCGCTCGGGGTCGTCGTAGGGTTCGACCCGGGGCGGGTCCTCGACGTTGTTCTGGGGGAGATAGGAGAGCAGGCGCTTGATCTGGTCGAGGGCTTCCTCCTCGCTGTCGCAGGCGAAGTGCGCAACGCCGGACTCGGAGGAGTGAGTGGTCGCGCCGCCCAGCTCCTCGAAGCCGACCTGTTCACCGGTGACCGTCTCGATGACGTCGGGGCCGGT
Protein-coding sequences here:
- a CDS encoding acetyl-CoA carboxylase biotin carboxylase subunit, with protein sequence MFEKVLVANRGEIAVRVMRACEELGIETVAVYSDADKHSGHVRYADEAYNVGPARAADSYLDHEAIIDAAQQADADAIHPGYGFLAENAEFAGKVEETEGVTWVGPSADSMEQLGEKTKARQTMRAADVPIVPGTTEPAESAEEVREFGDEHGYPVAIKAEGGGGGRGMKIVHGPEEADEQFESAKREGEAYFDNDNVYLERYLQNPRHIEVQIVADEQGNVRHLGERDCSLQRRHQKVIEEGPSPALTDDLREEIGEAARRGADAAGYTNAGTFEFLVEDDPDREAGELLDADADFYFLEVNTRIQVEHTVTEELTGIDIVKYQLRVAAGEQLDFAQDDVELDGHAIEYRINAENAADDFAPATGGSLETYDPPGGIGVRVDDALRQGDDLVTDYDSMVAKLIVHGSDREETIARSQRALAEYDIEGIPTIVPFHRLMLTDDAFVGGTHTTKYLDEHLDPERIDEAQEKWGTEPAGTESDEEVVERDFTVEVNGKRFEVELEERGAAQLAVGGSDSGTGRPPETAGGSGDEDSETVVEGGGETVESEMQGTILSVDVAEGDEVEPGDVLVVLEAMKMENDVVASHGGTVTQVAVEEGDSVDMGDVLVVID
- a CDS encoding acyl-CoA carboxylase subunit beta, yielding MEERIEELREKTERALLGGGEDRIESQHDKGKMTARERIDYFLDDGTFNEFDQLRTHRSHNFGMEEKQLPGDGVVTGYGEVNGRTVFVFAHDFTVFGGSLGEVFAEKVTKVMDKAVEVGAPVIGLNDSAGARIQEGVDALGGFAEIFTRNEKASGVVPQISAIMGPCAGGAVYSPAITDFIFMVKDTSHMFITGPDVIETVTGEQVGFEELGGATTHSSESGVAHFACDSEEEALDQIKRLLSYLPQNNVEDPPRVEPYDDPERRDDALETIVPDEPRKPYDMTDVVGSVVDENSFFEVQENYAKNMVVGFARLDGRSVGVVANQPRVSAGTLDIEASEKASRFVRFCDSFNVPIVTFVDVPGFMPGTDQEHNGIIRHGAKLLYAYSEASVPLLTVITRKAYGGAYDVMASKHLGADVNYAWPTAEIAVMGPKGAVNVLYREELEDAENPDELRDQLIDEYREEFANPYTAADRGYLDAVIEPTETRPRLIQDLEMLASKREDSPDKKHGNIPL